The window CCCTTTTTCTTTTGCTTTCCGGTAGTACGGTAACAAAGAATCCCATTTGGGATTGTCTTTTAAAACAAGAAGAGTGTCTCTCCAAAGTTCTAAAAAATAAATTTCTGTTTTTTCATTGGCGGAGGCAGATTCAGCCCATTTGAGGGCAACATCATAACGACCCAATTCAAAGTTTGCTTTTAAAAAATAATAATGATAATCCTTATTTTTTTTGGCAGAGACTTCCAAGGATTTTGCATAATCAAGCAAACTAAACCAATTCCCTTTGTGAATTTGGATGTCAGCCATTCCATACAAAGCATTTTCATGAAACGGAACAACTTCTAAAATTTGGTTCAAATATCCTTCCGCAAATGGAAAGTTCCCTACTTGTAAATAGTAATTTGCAAGTTCTTCATAAGCAATTAATTCCCAACCTTTGACCCGTGAAAGAGCATCTAACAAAATGACTTTCTCTTCAATTCGTAACCTTTGGTCCAACTCTTTCAATATGGTTTGGTAAGTGACGGAACTCCGAGAAGGTGATTCTTTTGCTACTTTCTGTTTGAGGATTTCATACTCATCTAAAAGAAAATAAAAACGTAGGCGATTGAGATGAACGACCACTTCATTCGGATTTGCCAGGATACAATTTTCCCAAGTGGCCGCGGCTGAATCCAATTGGATCGATTTGGTGAGCCGGATTCCTTCCTCATTACATTCTTTTGCTTTTGGATTGTTTGCCTCTAAAAACAATGTGTCTGATTCAATGACATCCTGTTTGGCGATTGGGTAACGACATGTTGCCAGTCCAAGGATTGGAAACATCAATAAACAAATGTAAATGCGTTGTTTCAATTTAGGAAATTCCGTCAGAATCTGATTTTTCCTTCATCTTTTGGGCAAATACCAAATACTGCATCGCTTTTTCTGGGTTTCCATTGAAAAGATACAATAAACTTAAATCCAAGGCTTCCTGCGGATCTGGAGGAGAAAATTCATCTGGATTTTCTTTGGAGAGCTCCAGTTTGGTTTTAAATTCTTTTAATTTCTTTTTTGCCTTGGATTGGATGCGTTCCAAACTTTCTTTCGCTATGGCATCATCCTCTTGCCATGTGGACTGTAAACTTTCGTTAAAATGAGTGAATCCAACATCTTCTTTTACCATCGCTGTGAGTAAATTGGCAGAAGCTTTATAATTCCCTTGTTTTGCTAAAATTTCGGATTGGATGATTTTTAATTGGGCATTCCCTGGATATAAGATCAAATAACGCTCAATCATTTTTAAACTTTCTGGAAAACGATTCCTTTCGTAATAAAACATCGCAAGCCCTCCTAAAGCTGATTTATGGTTCGGTTCAATTTTGATGACATTGTTCAAATACACTTCGGTTTTTTCGTCGTTCTCTAATTTTTGGTAAGCTTGCGCGAGTAACAAGTGTGCTGAGATAAATTTCTTTTCAAAGGATAAGGTTTGTTTAAGGAAACTAATCGCCTTTTCCGTTTCATTATGTTTATAAAGGGAAACTGCCAAATTATAACAGTTCTTTACATTCGCATGTAATTTGTAGGCTTTCGAAAAAAGTGGAATGGCATCAGCGTGTTTTCCTTGTTTGGCGTAAATCACACCTAAATTTTGTAAAGCCAAATGGTAATCGGGATTTTTTTCTAAAAGTAATTTGTATTGGGTCTCGGCACGTTCCCACTCACCATTACGCTCTAAACGTACTGCTTCATTGAAAAGGGCTAAAATTTCCTGTGCCATACAGAGGGATTATCGTTTCGGAATTCATTCTCCCCTAGAATTTTTATCACGCATTTAGAAAAACCTTCCGAAAGGTACACACAAGAGTCCAGAGAAAGGGGAAAATTATGCAAAGACTCATACTCATTACCATTTTATTGTGGTTGGTGTCCTGCAGTTCTGCTGATGCCACACGTAGGGATTATAGTGCTTCTGGTGATCCAGAGGATATTTTCTTCGAACGTTCACAAAAATCGAAACCTACCGGAACAAATGGATCGAACGACCCAGTGGCAAGATCCATCATGGATGATTTGGAAACAAAATCCAAACAAACCACCACAGCCCAGGCAGACCTACCAACAAAAAAACCAACCACTCAATTCGATGAAGTGGGTTTATCCTCTTGGTATGGACAAAAGTTCCAAGGACGTCCAACAGCAAGTGGTGAACCATTTGATCGCATGAAAATGACGGGAGCACACCGAACCCTTCCCATTGGTACCGTTGTGAAAATCCAAAACCTAGAAAACCAAAAGGAAGCTGTGGTTCGTATCAATGACAGAGGGCCATTTGTGGATGAAAGGATTGTGGATGTTTCCGAAAAAACAGCAGAAATCTTAGAATTTAAAGACAAAGGGATCACAAAAGTTGGCATCAAAGTTCTCAAAAAAGGCGAAGATGAACTAGCAGATGATTTAGATGATTCTGACCTTTTAGACGATACCCCAGCAAAACCTGAAAAATTGACTCCTGTCAAACCTGGTGTCACAAAACCAATTGCTGCGGGAAAAGGATTTACGGTCCAAGTTGGCGTTTTCCAAGAAAAAGAAAGAGCCATCAAATACCAAGAAACCATCAAATCTGAGTACAACCAAACCGTCTTTGTCACTCCAAGAGATGGAAAATACGTCGTTCAAGTGGGGGATTTCGCAGACCGTTCCAAGGCTGAATCTCTCAAATCAAAATTGAAATACGATGGGATTGATTGTTTTATCGCAACCCGTTAGACATTTCCCCTTTCTTCCGAGCAAAAAAGTACAGTTCTGATTTGCTCGGAGTGGGTGGAAAATGAATTGATTTCACATTTTCTCCTGTTACGATTTCGTATTAAATTAACAATTAGAAGACCCTATGAGTGAAACCACATTATCCGTTGACCACATACTAACAAATTATTATACATTCGGTAGTTTAATTGTCACTGTCCTCCTTGCGGTCTTGACTACATTCTTCTTCTCGTTGAAAGACAAAACCGTTGCCACAAAACATATGGGACTCGCCTGTTTGTTTTTAGCTCTCTTCCAATTTGGTTATCTACTCGGTGCTTTTTATTACCATCCAATTGCTTCATACCATCGATGGATTACAGGCAGTTTCATCTTGTTTGGTATCATTCACTTTGGGCAGTTTTTCTTCCGATTCCCTGACAATCGCAGTGAAAAAGCAGCGAACATTATATTAGCAGTTTTTTATGCTATTGGGATCGTTGTTGCGTTGTGGTTTCTTGTTACGGTCTCTCAAGGGGAAAGAAAATACCACTTTACCGCACACCATTGGGACTTCAACTCTGAAGGTGCAAGCCGAATCTTGAGTTTAGTGATCGCAGCATTATCGTTCCTCAACTTTATCGTGATGCCTAGTTATAGGTTATTCAATATTGAAAAAGAAAAACGTGGTACTCTCATCATCATGTTGCTCGCTGGACTCATTGCCGCAATTGTTCCAAATGTAACGAATGTAATGAGCCGTGATGGAGCCATGGAAAGGTCTACCTATCTGACCGCACTTGTTCTTTTGTTTACGTTTACCTTTTTTATCATCACAATTACTTTCATTAACAATAGTACAGAACGTACGACGTTTATGGTAAAGATTGTGGGTATTTCGTTTGTCACAATCCTTCTCATCATGCAAGCCTTCTCTTATTTGGTGGACCAAGAGAAGGAACTCTCCTTTGACAATACAGCCATCCAAAAGGCATTACGTGTTGCGGAAGGGGGAGAAAGGTCCAAGGACATTTTATTTGTCATCGAATATGATTCGAATGGACAAAACTTAAAAAAAGCCTATCTTCCATCAACTGTCACCTTGGACCTACCCCTTGTACAAGCAGACTTATACAATACAGCCTTGTATCATGAACTAATTTCCATTAACGAGGAAGATTATAGAACTTCCCTTAAAGGTCTTATAGGCAAAACACCTTACTACTTTGAAGGATACAAATTTGCTATTTTGAACTTTTTGGAAGAAAATGCAGATTTAGAAGGGCAAGAACTTAAATCAGAAGTCTCAAAACTCGTCGAAAAATTAAACAAACGGACCTTCATCAACACCAATAAATTGGTTGATATTGATCCTGATCTTTTCTGCGAAGAAGGTGTCAAATACATCGAAAAAGTAAAAAATGTAGATACTTTCCGTGATTCCATTTTGAAACATGTGAACGAATGTAAGTGGGATGGAAAAGAAATCTCCGGCCGTGACCTTAAAGTGGAGATGTTAAAATATTTCCGTTATTTTAAACCAGACTTAACTCGCCACTATCGCAAAGACTTAGATGGACTTTCGCATTACGTTGCTTATATGACGTATGATGCAAAGAAAAAAATCAATCGCGAAGTAGGTTTTAATTACCGCGATTATAGAAGTTACATGCACAAGTCAGCAAAACTAGAACTTGTCATTCTAGCAATTGTGATGATTGTCCTTTTAGTAGTGTTTCCACTTTTCTTTCGATCTGCACTAGTAAATCCACTCTATGCATTACTTGCTGGGGTTGAAAAAGTAAACCAAGGGAATTTAGAAGTAGAAGTTCCGATCAAAGTAAACGATGAGATTGGATTTTTGGCCGAGTCATTTAACGGGATGGTATCCTCCATCCGCGATGCAAGACGAGAACTCCAAGATTATGCAGAAAACCTAGAAGAAAAAGTAAAAGAAAGAACCAAAGAACTCCAAGAAAAAATGGATGAGATCCATCGTTTGAAAGTACAACAAGATGGTGACTATTTCTTAACTTCTCTTCTCGCCAAACCTTTGTTCTTCAATGCGAATAAATCAGAAAACATTCGCTGTGATTTTTTTGTGCACCAAAAGAAAACCTTTGAATTCCGTAATAAAACAGGGGATTTGGGTGGAGATATTTGTATCACAGGGAACTTAAAATTAGGAAAACCTGATGATTTCCGTCGTTATACTATGGTGATGAACGGTGATGCAATGGGGAAATCCATGCAAGGGGCTGGTGGATCTCTCGTTATGGGAGTTGTGATGAATTCCATCATGGCTCGATCTGCTGGGAACAAACGGATCCTAAATCGTACACCGGAAGAATGGTTAACTGATGTTTACGAGGAAGTCAATGCTGTCTTCAAATCCTTTAGTGGTACCATGGTAATCTCTGCCACTGTCATGCTCATTGATGATGAAACAGGTAAGGTATGGTACTTCAACGCAGAACACCCTTACAGCATTTTGTATCGTGATGGAAAAGCAAGTTTCATTGAAGAAGAATTAAAACTAAGAAAACTAGGCCTTGATTCTGAATATCCATTCGAAGTTCAAAGCTTCCAACTATTACCAGGTGACCAACTCATCCTTGGATCAGACGGTAGAGATGACATCGATTTAACTCCTGATGAAGATGTCAGAACTATCAACGAAGATGAAACAATGGTATTACGTTTTGTAGAAGAGTCCGATGGCGACATTTATGAAGTAGAGAGACTCGTTAAAAATGCAGGTGATATCACTGATGATATCTCAATGTTAAGTGTTGTCTTCAAAAGTGAAAAATCTCCTATCCACCACACACCTCCAAAAGATGAAATCTCGAACCAACCAATCGATGATTTTTTTGACACTCCAGGTGATGATTGGGATGAGGCACTCACCACATCAGGTGCGTTTGAAGAAGGGAAAGCACTCTACCAAAATGGTGAAATAGAGCGAGCCATCACCGTTATGAAAAAAGCATTCCTTTCTGATCCTAACAACCAAAAACTAAATAAGTTCCTTGGCCTTGTCAGTTACAAAGGAAAAGAATATGACATCGCAGCAAAAGTTCTAACAGAATTTTTAAAAGAGAATGAAGGTTCAGGTGAGTATTGGTATTATCTGGCAATGTCAGAGAAAAAACTTGGGAATTATGAAAGGGCTTTAAAAGCAGCTCAAGAAGCTTTAAAACATGAACCTGAAAACTTCCAAAATCTCATCAATTTAGCTGACGTTAGCCGATTGTTAGGAAACGTCGATAGAGCCCTCACTTATGTGACCAGAGCTCAGTCGATCGACCCAACAAATAAAAACGTTGTTAAACTTTCAAAACTCTTAGAAAAAGCAACTAGCCTCAATTAATTGAGGTTAGTTCTAGATTCTCTAAAGTTTTAGCTTCCAAATAGTTTATATACTCATCAAATGTTTTCGAAAGAACCAAAAAACACTCTTGTAATTTGGTTCTTTCTGTTTTCACTGCTTCCTTATCTTCTAAAAGCATAGCTTCTTTGATCCGTATCGCACATTGGTGTAATTCCTGGTGGGGGGCCTCTAATTTTTCATGGATTCGTTTTTGATTTTGATCGAGAACGGAACTTTGGTAATACCATAATCCCATTTTACAAAGTGTATGATTCAGTTGAGGAAGATTTTGCACTAAATTCGTTTGGATTGCATCATCCACAGCTTTCACCCAATGGATATGATCCATCCTTCTATGGAAAATAAATTCCAATAACCAAACTGAATTCTGATTTGTAATGAGTTTCACTGTTTCTTCAATTTTAGCAAAAATAGAATCGAAGTCAGTTTTTGAATGGATACTGTGATCAGAAAGTACATGCACTTGATTTGAGATACTCGTGGAATCATTTGCAATATTGGCAGAAGCACTTCCCACTTCTCGTAATTTTAGTTCTAATTCATGGAATTGAGATATCAAAATTTGAATTTCACTTAGATTAGAATTCGATTCCTTTCGATTGGCAATGATTGCAGTTTCAATACCTTGGATCTTTTCTATGATTTCAACTAAAACTGATGTCCTCGCCTTTGAATTTTCCTGGAATTCCAAAAATCGATTTCTGATGTGTGCCGCAGAGTCCTGGATTGTTTTCACTGCTATTTTCGTATTTTCAGCGAGTTTGGATACACCATCAGCAACGACAGAAAATCCACGTCCACCCTCACCTGCCCTCGCTGCTTCGATGGATGCATTGAGTGCAAGTAAATTGGTGCGATCAGAGATGTCTTTGACAAGCTGAATGTTCTCGTTAATCTTTTTCAAATCATTGTATAAGGACAAAAACTCTTCGTCATTTTTTTGGTTTTCCAATTTTACCCATAACGACTGCTTGGCGATATTTTCAATTTCCTTCGAAGTTTTTTCCAAACTTTTAACTAGTTCCTGGTTTCTTTGTCCAGTTTGATCAAATGTTTTTAAGGTTTCTGAAATTTGAAACGAAATGGAATGGATGACGGCATCCAATTCTTCAGCGCTACTAGCTAAATTCATCGATATATCACTGAAATGAGACAAACTCGAAACAAACTCCGACTGTACTTTTTCAATGTTCTTTAAATTGGTCGATGTTCCTAAAATGGAAGTTGCAATTCCATCAGCCGACGATGCGATGAAAGAACGAATTTTTTTTTGGATTTCAAATAATTCAAGGAATTCTTTATCCATAGGATTTTCAATCGATGTATTTCGAATGATGTGTTCTCTTATGGATTTGCGATTTTGGATGAGACTCAATTTTATAGAATCGTTCGTTTTAAAAGGAAACATAATACGTATCAATATTTTCATTGGACTCTTTCCTTCACCATTTTCTTACTTCGAATGGTTGAAATTTGAAAAAACCAGCTTGCCATAGATAGGAAAATCTGACAAAATAAGCGAATCCATTTTTTAGAATAAGGATCTGTATGAATTTAAGAATTGTATTAAGTGTTTGGGCAGTCGTACTACTTTCTAGTACTACTTTACTCGCGCAAGATGCCAATGTGGCTTTAGGAAGATACCTTCCACCTGAAAAAGATTCGGTCATCGAAATTTTCAAGTGTGGTGATAAATACTGTGGAAAAACAGTTTGTATCAAGGACAACGCTTACCCAGAAAAAGAGAAAGACAAAGGGATTCCTGGAACACCTTATTTAGATCACAATAACGAGGATCCTAAGTTAAGAACCCGTCCCAATTTAGGAATGGTCTTTATCACTGGATTTGATTATGCGGGAGAAGGTGTTTATAAAAACGGCCGTATTTACAATCCGCGTGATGGAAAAACATACTGTGGAAAATTCACAGCTCTTGACGGTGGCAATCGATTGGACCTTAAAGGAACTCTTTGTTCCATCACATTCATCGGAAAAACAAACAATTGGGTGAAATTAGGTTCTATGAACCTGGACGATCCTAAATGGGATTGTACGTTTAA of the Leptospira biflexa serovar Patoc strain 'Patoc 1 (Paris)' genome contains:
- a CDS encoding tetratricopeptide repeat protein encodes the protein MKQRIYICLLMFPILGLATCRYPIAKQDVIESDTLFLEANNPKAKECNEEGIRLTKSIQLDSAAATWENCILANPNEVVVHLNRLRFYFLLDEYEILKQKVAKESPSRSSVTYQTILKELDQRLRIEEKVILLDALSRVKGWELIAYEELANYYLQVGNFPFAEGYLNQILEVVPFHENALYGMADIQIHKGNWFSLLDYAKSLEVSAKKNKDYHYYFLKANFELGRYDVALKWAESASANEKTEIYFLELWRDTLLVLKDNPKWDSLLPYYRKAKEKGYSVPESVFFPTLSKEGKDVRKAVRSGRS
- a CDS encoding tetratricopeptide repeat protein produces the protein MAQEILALFNEAVRLERNGEWERAETQYKLLLEKNPDYHLALQNLGVIYAKQGKHADAIPLFSKAYKLHANVKNCYNLAVSLYKHNETEKAISFLKQTLSFEKKFISAHLLLAQAYQKLENDEKTEVYLNNVIKIEPNHKSALGGLAMFYYERNRFPESLKMIERYLILYPGNAQLKIIQSEILAKQGNYKASANLLTAMVKEDVGFTHFNESLQSTWQEDDAIAKESLERIQSKAKKKLKEFKTKLELSKENPDEFSPPDPQEALDLSLLYLFNGNPEKAMQYLVFAQKMKEKSDSDGIS
- the mpl36 gene encoding RlpA family plasminogen-binding lipoprotein MPL36, translated to MQRLILITILLWLVSCSSADATRRDYSASGDPEDIFFERSQKSKPTGTNGSNDPVARSIMDDLETKSKQTTTAQADLPTKKPTTQFDEVGLSSWYGQKFQGRPTASGEPFDRMKMTGAHRTLPIGTVVKIQNLENQKEAVVRINDRGPFVDERIVDVSEKTAEILEFKDKGITKVGIKVLKKGEDELADDLDDSDLLDDTPAKPEKLTPVKPGVTKPIAAGKGFTVQVGVFQEKERAIKYQETIKSEYNQTVFVTPRDGKYVVQVGDFADRSKAESLKSKLKYDGIDCFIATR
- a CDS encoding SpoIIE family protein phosphatase → MSETTLSVDHILTNYYTFGSLIVTVLLAVLTTFFFSLKDKTVATKHMGLACLFLALFQFGYLLGAFYYHPIASYHRWITGSFILFGIIHFGQFFFRFPDNRSEKAANIILAVFYAIGIVVALWFLVTVSQGERKYHFTAHHWDFNSEGASRILSLVIAALSFLNFIVMPSYRLFNIEKEKRGTLIIMLLAGLIAAIVPNVTNVMSRDGAMERSTYLTALVLLFTFTFFIITITFINNSTERTTFMVKIVGISFVTILLIMQAFSYLVDQEKELSFDNTAIQKALRVAEGGERSKDILFVIEYDSNGQNLKKAYLPSTVTLDLPLVQADLYNTALYHELISINEEDYRTSLKGLIGKTPYYFEGYKFAILNFLEENADLEGQELKSEVSKLVEKLNKRTFINTNKLVDIDPDLFCEEGVKYIEKVKNVDTFRDSILKHVNECKWDGKEISGRDLKVEMLKYFRYFKPDLTRHYRKDLDGLSHYVAYMTYDAKKKINREVGFNYRDYRSYMHKSAKLELVILAIVMIVLLVVFPLFFRSALVNPLYALLAGVEKVNQGNLEVEVPIKVNDEIGFLAESFNGMVSSIRDARRELQDYAENLEEKVKERTKELQEKMDEIHRLKVQQDGDYFLTSLLAKPLFFNANKSENIRCDFFVHQKKTFEFRNKTGDLGGDICITGNLKLGKPDDFRRYTMVMNGDAMGKSMQGAGGSLVMGVVMNSIMARSAGNKRILNRTPEEWLTDVYEEVNAVFKSFSGTMVISATVMLIDDETGKVWYFNAEHPYSILYRDGKASFIEEELKLRKLGLDSEYPFEVQSFQLLPGDQLILGSDGRDDIDLTPDEDVRTINEDETMVLRFVEESDGDIYEVERLVKNAGDITDDISMLSVVFKSEKSPIHHTPPKDEISNQPIDDFFDTPGDDWDEALTTSGAFEEGKALYQNGEIERAITVMKKAFLSDPNNQKLNKFLGLVSYKGKEYDIAAKVLTEFLKENEGSGEYWYYLAMSEKKLGNYERALKAAQEALKHEPENFQNLINLADVSRLLGNVDRALTYVTRAQSIDPTNKNVVKLSKLLEKATSLN
- a CDS encoding methyl-accepting chemotaxis protein; the protein is MKILIRIMFPFKTNDSIKLSLIQNRKSIREHIIRNTSIENPMDKEFLELFEIQKKIRSFIASSADGIATSILGTSTNLKNIEKVQSEFVSSLSHFSDISMNLASSAEELDAVIHSISFQISETLKTFDQTGQRNQELVKSLEKTSKEIENIAKQSLWVKLENQKNDEEFLSLYNDLKKINENIQLVKDISDRTNLLALNASIEAARAGEGGRGFSVVADGVSKLAENTKIAVKTIQDSAAHIRNRFLEFQENSKARTSVLVEIIEKIQGIETAIIANRKESNSNLSEIQILISQFHELELKLREVGSASANIANDSTSISNQVHVLSDHSIHSKTDFDSIFAKIEETVKLITNQNSVWLLEFIFHRRMDHIHWVKAVDDAIQTNLVQNLPQLNHTLCKMGLWYYQSSVLDQNQKRIHEKLEAPHQELHQCAIRIKEAMLLEDKEAVKTERTKLQECFLVLSKTFDEYINYLEAKTLENLELTSIN
- a CDS encoding DUF2147 domain-containing protein — translated: MNLRIVLSVWAVVLLSSTTLLAQDANVALGRYLPPEKDSVIEIFKCGDKYCGKTVCIKDNAYPEKEKDKGIPGTPYLDHNNEDPKLRTRPNLGMVFITGFDYAGEGVYKNGRIYNPRDGKTYCGKFTALDGGNRLDLKGTLCSITFIGKTNNWVKLGSMNLDDPKWDCTFKTKK